The genome window GAGGGGAAAAACAGCGACTTATCATGGCCCGACAACTGGCTAAAAAACCAAAAGTTTTACTATTAGATGAACCCGCAACTATGTCTTGTCCTAAAACTAAACAGGAAATTTTTGATGCTATTAAAAATATAAATAAAGAACTGGGTGTTACTGTAGTTTTAGTATCCCACTTGCCAGAAATTCATCAATATCTTGCCGATAGATTAGTTTTAATGAAGAATGGGAAAGTTACCGATGAAGGTGAACCTAAAAAAATCATAAAAGAATTTTTAGAGGATTTAGAGCCTGAAGAAGAAGTAAAACTAGAAGCTACTCATGAAGAAATTATAAACATTAAGGATATTGAGAAAAGATTCTTCCTGATAAAGGGAGGTTCTGTTCTGGATATTAAATCCATTAACTTTGAGGTCAATAAAGGAGAAATTATTTCTTTAATTGGTCCTAGTGGTGCTGGTAAAACAGTTCTGCTTAGGATTATTGCGGGATTAGACTTCCCGGATTCTGGATCAGTTCAGTTTAAAACTGATGGTGAATGGGTGGATATGCATGAGCCTGGAATTAAAAGAATGAAGGTCAGAAGTAATATGGGCTTTATGCATCAAGAATTTGCTTTGACTCACTATTCTACTATTAAGGATCAAATTGCTTCTCGTTTGGGAATTAAGGGACAAAAAGTAGTTAGTCATGCTAAAAAAATTGCCGAAGAATTGGGTATTAGTGACCAAGTATTGGATGTTTTGTATCAGCTTACTGATCTACCTGAAGCTGAGGCCAAGTCAAGATTGGAAAAAATAGGACTTTCTGCTGAAATTTTACATGAGTTATTCCCTAGCTTCCCGGATAATGAAGTTAAAAAGTTTGCAAAGCCAATTTTTGAGGCTCTTGATTTGTCTTTGGATATTCTTGATAGAAAATCATTTGAATTATCTGGTGGGCAGAAGGTAAGGGCCACCATGGCATTGGTATTAGCTTCACAACCAGAAGTTTTAATTTTGGATGAACCTTTTGGAGATTTGGATCCAATAACCTTGAGATCTGTTTCTAATTCTCTCAAAAGAATAAATAATGAATTTGAAACTACTATTTTAATGGTAAGTCATCATCTGGACTTCGTAGAAGAATTAAGTACGCGTGCTATTTTAATAGATGATGGAAAATTCATAATGGATGGCATTCCCCAAGAGTTATGTTCTGAATTCATTAGACGAAGTGATGTGGATTATTTAAAGGATTAATAATTTAAGTGAGATTTGATGAGATATACCTTTATTTGGATTATCTCATCATAATTAATCATTAAATCCAAGCAGTTTAAAAAAAATTGTATAATTGTTATTAAGTTTATAAATCAAAATATAAATTAATATAAAATTATATTCATTAAATAGTTTATTAAATTATATTATCAAATTAATTTAAAATTTAATATACTAAATTAATTAAACGTGGTTAAAATGAATTTTGAGGACTTTCCAGCAGAGAATGCGCACAGAATATTAGCTCCCAGACCTACGGTTATCATAACGACAGTTAATTCTAAGGGAAAGATTAATGCAGCTCCATTTTCATTTGTAATGCCTGTTTCTATGGATCCACCAATTATAGCTTTCGCATCAGCCCCTAAACATGATACTAACTTGAACATAAATGAAACCGGGGAGTTTGTGGTTAATCTTACTCCAGATAGCATTTTGCAGAAAATGTGGATTACAGGTGAAAAATTACCTTATGGTGAAAATGAGCTTGAAAAAGCAGGATTGACATCTATACCTTCTAAAATTGTTTCTCCACCTAGAATTGTAGAATCCATGGCCCACTTAGAATGTGAGGTTCTAAGGGTAAATACGGTCGGTGATCACAATTTGATAACTGCCTATGTGGTTCATGCCTCTGTTCAGGAAAATTGCATGAAAGATGGCCTTTTAGATGTTGAAAAAGTTAAACCTATTCTTCATTTAGGTGGAACTAGTTTCATTATTGGTGATAATCTCAAAAAAGTTGAATAGCTGTTTAAAGAGGGAGGGAGTTTTGATGTTTAATAAAATAATGATACCGAGTGATGGATCCAAATTTGCCCAAAAAGCTGAAGATGTGGCCATTGATTTGGCTAAAAAACTGGAATCGACTGTAGTAGCTGTTCATATAATTGATGAAAAGCTCATTTATCCTTTTGATGTTATGGAAGATGAAGGAAATAAAATTTTATCTAAAATCCACGAAAAGGGAAATGCTAATGATGTAAAAGTTGATGAGGTCCTTATTTTTGGAAATCCTAGGCATGATATGAAGAAAATCGCTGAAAAATCTCATGCAGATATGGTGGTTATCGGGTCCCATGGGCGTTCTGGTATTGAAAAAATTTTAATGGGTAGTGTGGCCGAAAATGCTTTAAAAACAGTTGATGTGCCTGTTTTACTTGTTAAATAATTCTTTTTAATTTTAATATTCTTTTTTAATCTGAATAGATATTCATAATAATATAATTTAAATATATTTACCTGTTTTTAAATAGTTTAATATATCCATAATTGATATATCGAAAAATATAATATATAATGAATGCTAATAAATTACAGTATCCGTGATAATTAATTATTTAGAGAATTTGATTCATTAATATGGGTGTTTATATGAATAAAATAATAAATGGCATTAAAAA of Methanobacteriales archaeon HGW-Methanobacteriales-1 contains these proteins:
- a CDS encoding universal stress protein, with protein sequence MFNKIMIPSDGSKFAQKAEDVAIDLAKKLESTVVAVHIIDEKLIYPFDVMEDEGNKILSKIHEKGNANDVKVDEVLIFGNPRHDMKKIAEKSHADMVVIGSHGRSGIEKILMGSVAENALKTVDVPVLLVK
- a CDS encoding ABC transporter ATP-binding protein, which produces MIEIENLSKTYKMDNGAEIKALDNINLKVESGEILGIIGMSGSGKTTLLRILRGVEPFDEGDIVLDDIKVSHDSNPYYFTKLKRATAIHLQRSFGLWAETALQNVVRKLYGAKYGDESMSDKEYAFDEFEQEAMDLLKLVGLEHKAQHFAPVLSGGEKQRLIMARQLAKKPKVLLLDEPATMSCPKTKQEIFDAIKNINKELGVTVVLVSHLPEIHQYLADRLVLMKNGKVTDEGEPKKIIKEFLEDLEPEEEVKLEATHEEIINIKDIEKRFFLIKGGSVLDIKSINFEVNKGEIISLIGPSGAGKTVLLRIIAGLDFPDSGSVQFKTDGEWVDMHEPGIKRMKVRSNMGFMHQEFALTHYSTIKDQIASRLGIKGQKVVSHAKKIAEELGISDQVLDVLYQLTDLPEAEAKSRLEKIGLSAEILHELFPSFPDNEVKKFAKPIFEALDLSLDILDRKSFELSGGQKVRATMALVLASQPEVLILDEPFGDLDPITLRSVSNSLKRINNEFETTILMVSHHLDFVEELSTRAILIDDGKFIMDGIPQELCSEFIRRSDVDYLKD